A window of the Bacillus sp. A301a_S52 genome harbors these coding sequences:
- a CDS encoding ABC transporter ATP-binding protein gives MTMLNVEGLTKTYHGDTPAISNITFNLNKGECLALVGESGSGKSTLARCLLRIEAIDSGKIDFNGSAIEKLTERQLKPFRKKMQVVFQNPSAALNPKLKIKDSLIDPYAQYKREVTLSHFSNGSKTSYIKQLLEAVELSTSLADRYPHELSGGQRQRVTIARAISIEPELIILDEPTASLDVISQDAILTLLTDLRKNLTLSYLFISHDLAAVNRISQRMMVMKKGEIVDQFDQKDLFAKDRHPYTQELVSIF, from the coding sequence ATGACGATGCTCAATGTTGAAGGATTAACAAAAACATATCATGGTGACACCCCTGCTATTTCTAATATAACGTTTAATTTAAATAAAGGGGAGTGTCTAGCCCTCGTGGGAGAAAGCGGTTCTGGTAAAAGTACGTTAGCACGTTGCTTGCTTCGCATTGAAGCGATTGACAGCGGTAAAATTGATTTTAATGGCAGTGCAATTGAAAAACTAACGGAACGTCAACTTAAACCGTTTCGCAAAAAGATGCAAGTTGTTTTTCAAAATCCGTCTGCTGCTCTGAACCCAAAGCTTAAAATTAAAGACTCTCTTATTGATCCCTATGCGCAATATAAAAGGGAAGTAACCCTTTCTCACTTTTCGAATGGCTCTAAGACGTCTTATATTAAGCAGTTGTTAGAAGCAGTTGAGCTGTCAACGTCTTTAGCCGATCGTTATCCACATGAATTAAGTGGAGGGCAACGACAACGTGTGACAATTGCCCGGGCAATAAGTATTGAACCGGAGCTTATCATTCTTGATGAGCCTACGGCAAGCTTAGATGTCATTTCTCAGGATGCCATTCTTACGTTATTGACGGACCTTCGGAAAAACTTAACTCTCTCTTATTTATTTATCTCACATGATTTAGCAGCTGTTAATCGAATAAGTCAGCGGATGATGGTGATGAAAAAAGGAGAGATTGTTGATCAATTTGATCAAAAAGATTTATTTGCTAAGGATCGACATCCGTATACACAGGAGCTGGTGTCGATTTTTTAA